GTTGAGACAAGAGATCATCCGGATCTATCACGAACAAGATGGTGTCTATGGAGCGCCTAAAATCAGAGAAGAACTTCTTAACCTACAACTCTCATTTAAAGTAAGTGAGAAACGAGTACAACGGATTATGAAAAGCCTAGGACTTCGATCTGTTGTGGTCAAAAAATATAGACCGTATAAATCCGATGCTGTGTATAATGGCGGCGAAAACCTACTGAAGCGAGACTTTAAGGCAAGCAAGAGAAATGAAAAATGGGTGAGTGACATCACCTATATCCACGTCCTTAATAAGGGTTGGTGTTATTTAGCTTCGATTATGGACTTATCTACAAATAAAATTATTGGTTGGTGTTTCAGTCAAACGATGGATAAAGCCTGCGTATTATCTGCATTGCATCAAGCTGTGTCTACTCAAAAGCCTGCTGAGGGAGTTATTCTCCATTCAGATCGAGGCAGTCAATATACGAGTCATGAGTATCGAGAAGAGCTCAAGGCACCGGGAATACGGCAGTCCTTCTCGGCCAAGGGTTGTCCCTATGATAATGCTCCTATTGAAAGCTTCCATGCCATATTAAAGAAAGAGATGGTCTATCGAACGGTCTTTACTTCATTTGAAGATGCACGTACAAGGCTATTCCAATTTATAGAAGGTCGCTATAATCGTAATCGCATTCATTCTGCTATTGGGTATAAAACTCCCCAGCAGATGGAAGATTTCTTGTCCTTACCCGCCTAATATAGTCTTTCTTTTTCTGTCCAGTCTATTGACAGAGGTCCAAAAATAGATTGTGTAAACTCCAAAACCTATTAAAATAGTAGTATAAGAAAGGTTGGGGAGAACACATGGGATTATGGACAAAGCAGCAATTAAGAGAGTTTATTAAAGAGAATAAACTCTCGTAACGAAAGGACTCAGTAAAGACAAAAAGCAAAAGGTTGGATTTTGGAGAAAGAGTTACTTGTAAAGCTTTATCGAAGATCAATCCTTTTGTAGGGCTTAATCAAATAAGATAGATTATCACGTGACGGCGACAAAGGTAAGGGAGATTTGTAAGAGACTTCTCTATCCGATATTTGTGGTGATCATGTCTTTTGTCGCTTGATTCACTGGGAAAACAATAACATTCTTAATACTAGGATTTGTTTTCATGACCTTGAAAATAGTAGAAGTCTAACGAGAAAATTCAAAAAAAATAGATAGATACAATAATTAACAGTACATAAACAAGAAGTATTTCGAAGAAGCCCAGGGCATCGTATAACACATTGGATTGGTTGCGCAGTTGCCCGAAAAAAGGACCTTCATAACGACTGTATGAAGGCTACCACTATCGTGATCATATGAGCAGAAAAGTGATGTGGCAATTGTGCAAATCCATGTTGAACGATGCCGCAGATATGTGTTCGCGCATTGGCAGACAAGCCGCCTCGGTCCCGGAAGAAAAGTCGAGGAAGTTGATGCCGGGACACATCCATTCACCTTAAGGAGATTAAGGTGAATGGACGTCGTTAACATGGAACCGTTAGTGTGAAAGTTCCAAGTCATTTCTTGTTTTTTCTTGTTTCTTATTATGGTCATTTCCTTTATCTTTTTGCTTATCGTGGTGTAAGTTATTTTGACTCAAACCTTTATTCAGAGTCTTTTCCATTTCATCATATCTTTCTATTTCATGACGATACTTTTGAGGATTCTTCTGAATATTGTTTATTGCAGAACGAAGAGTTTTTACTTGTGATTGATCAATTCGCTTGTCTAGTGATTTTTCAAACTTTTCGAGTTTTTCTATATGCATTTTATAAAAACGTGGATTGAGTTCAAACTTCTTTTTCAATGCTTCTATTTGTATTTTACTCTCTGCTAACTTTAAGACATATCTCCGTGGTTCTCGCTTTAGAGTATCAATTGCTAATGCAACTTCCCTCTTTCGAGTCTTGTTAATACTACTATTCAGTTTAACTTCAACCTTGTCCAACTTTTCTAATTCAATTTTGTTTTTTTCTGGATACTTGTTAAGTCGCGCTCTTAGAGATTCTAAATTGTGACGAGCAGCTAATAAACTTCTTAAAGAATTTGGATTTTGAATAGTCTCATTATCCTTTTCTGCACTGTTAATCGTACGATCTCCTAGATTGGGGGTGGTAGGGACAACTTTCTGATTATTTTGGTTGGTTGAACGTTCTGATTCGAGGATTGATTTTCTTCTTTTGCTTGCTAATTCTTCTATAATTTCAATGAGATTATTGTTTAAATGATCCCTTGCATCCATTCTAAATCCCTCCTTTAGAATTGTTTGGGTTAATTAGTGTGTTCCCCCTGACTTTTGAATTTAGTTGGCGTGTTCTTAGAGATGAAATCCGAGAATATTTTAAACAATTCTTCTCTTTGATCGATGCTTAAATGTTCAATACCAAAATATTTTTCTGCCAGAGCACCGGTTTGTATTAAGCGATTCGCTCTTTGCTTTCTTTCATTTTCGGAGTGGAATCTAATTAATTGTTGTTTTCTTTCTTTAAGTTGATCTATTTTTTTATCAATGTCGGATAAGGGCGTTTTCTTAATCTCACCGTCATCCATCTTCAGCTATTATCAGATACTGATGGAGGGTTATTTGTAATGGATGGTTGGGGATTATTTGGGTTGGATCCATTTTCTTTTTTAAAGAGAGCTTTTGCTTCGGTCTGAAACTTATCTATAATTTTCTTCGCTTGTTCAATGTCTTCAACATCCCACGAATCCATTAAATGCTCACCTATTTCTTTTTGCGCTTTCTCAACCAATTGTTTTTGCTTTTCGCGTAACTCTTTAATTTGATCCTCTATTTTTTGCGCTTGAGCAAGTTTACTTATCTTTGCCATTCGTCATTTCCTCCTCTGCAAAATATACTTTATTGATCCAATTTTACCGTAATTTAGGAAAAATGTCTATTAAAAAAGGAATAATGTGGTATAATTAGTCACGAAAGGAAAGTGAGAGTGCCCATTTATACCCCTGCTTTGCAGGGAATGGGTCTCGACTTCGCTCGATTTCATTCACTTTACGTGAATGACCTTTCCTATGGGAAAGGAGTTTGCCTTTGGCAAATAACCCGCAGGGGCTATCAAGGGAGGTGTGTGTATGGGTTACTTTTATTTTAGTTCGCAGATTTTGAATCGTTCTAATCATTCCGCAGTTGCGGCCGCTGCCTATCGTAGCGGTGAATCCCTTCATTCTGAGCGAGACGGTTTAACTAAGAACTATGGCAAGCGCAAGGTTGCGCCAGATTGTCATATCTTAAAACCTAAGATTGCGCCGGATTGGGTTCTCAATCGAGAACGATTGTGGAACGAGGTGGAGAAGGCTGAAAAACAGAAAAATGCACAGCTAGCTAGAGAGATTCGACTTGCTTTACCTAAGGAGTTGAGCAATGAAGATCAAAAACAGTTACTAATTGATTTTTGTAAAGAAAACTTTTCTGATAAAGGTATGGTGGCTGATCTTTCGATTCACCGAGATAAAAAGGATAACCCCCATGCACACATCATGTTGACCATGCGGCCTTTCAATGAAGACGGATCTTGGGGAAATAAACGAAAAAAAATTAATCAAGAAGTAAATGGGGTGATGAAAAAGGTCAGCATTCATCTTACCGATTGGAATGAGAAGGAGACACTTATTCAGTGGCGTAAAGACTATGCTGATAAAATTAACGAGAAACTAAAGGATAGGGGAATTGATGATAAGGTTTCACATGAAAGTTATCAAAAGCAGGGATTAGATAGATTGCCTAATGTTCGGTTAGAAAGAACAGCTTATCAATATGAAATGCAAGTCAAGAATACAAGTTTGAGAAATAATGTTCCTTATGAACCAGTGACCTTTTATGGAAAAGTGAATGCAGAAATAAGACAACTTAACTCTGAAATTGATGCTCTTTCGAAGTTGAAAAGACAAAGGATCGTGTCTCTTGCTGAATATAAGGAAGAGAAAAGCATTACTGAAAAATTGGCTGCTATCCGATCAAATCATAATTTAAGTGAGTCAGATAAAGCTTCTTTAAAAATGGTTGCTCAAAGATCCAAATCATATGTGGATTTCATAGTTGCTCGAAATGTAACTGATGATATTGAAAATGGGAATTGGAAGAAAAAAATAGATAATGAAAAAACACGAATACTAGCGGAGAAAAATCTTCTTCATAAGGCATATAAAGCTTATCAAATCGATCAAAAGCAGGTGTTGAAGTATGGATTTAATCCTTCTAATTTCACACAGCAAATGAAAGAGAAAATTTCTAGTATAAAGCTTCATGAGCAAAAACTTCATGAAGATGTGAATAAGCATCAAGTTTTATTAGAAAAATCGAAACATGTGTTGAACCTGCAAAGTAATTTCACACATCAAGAATTTTCGTTATTGTATGAATCTGAAGTTAAGTATTCAACGGAAGATATGTATTATGCTGTTCAATATTTTAAGGATACGGGTAAGGTTCTTCCTGAAAAAGAGATACAAAATTATTCGCATTCTATTGAAAATGAAATTCTTAAAAAATCACCAACTATTGTTGAACAAACGCAAAACATATCCAAAAGTATATTCATTCTAAACCGTGCTATTCAGAAGCAAACAAAGGATCGTTTGGAAGCTTTGAAAGGGCAAAACTTTGATATTGCTTATGAATCGAGTCGGAAATTAGAGCAATATGCGCTGCAAAAAGAAAAGCACGAAAAGGATCTAGTAGGTAATGTTCAATTATTGCGCGCTTCTTTACAGCAACATTATTCTGATCAAATCGAATATATAACTGACGTTGAAGTGTTGTTACAGCTTCATGATCGGCAAGAAAAAGGATTAAGTACAGATAAAGTTGATGTTGATCTTGAACAAATATATGAGAAATATAAAAAATACAACTCAGATCAATCGCCTGTAAATATGAGTGATTCTAGTACGCCAGAACAAAAAGTGGAATACCAATATTCACAAAGTATAGCTTCAGGATTATTCCAAGCTTTGGAGCAAGCACAGCATGCCAATGAAAACAAAAAACACGGAAAAGATCCTACCGAGAAAAGACAGCGTAGAAGATACAGGGGGCAAGAGCTGGATCATTAAGGAGGAATGATGGAGTTGAAAAAGAAGGCATGGAAGCCCATATTTGTTAGCTTCCTTCTAGCTATTATTTTTTCATATTTGTTGATGGTTGGGTTTTATTTTGTCGGCCCTGGTGGTGACATCACTCAACTTATATTAGAGCCCATGAAGGTTATCCCATTTGCGTATTCACAAGAGAACTTAAAGGTTATTTTCTCGCTAGTGCCCTTTGTGATGTTAGGTGCGCTGTTGTACTCCATGCGTACTTCTATCATTCTACCTAAACTCATAGACGCCAGTGATTTCGGTTTGCACGGTACGTCTAAGTGGGGGCAACCTTCAGATGTGGTGAATGGAAAAACCTTTTCAAAGAAAAATTCATACAGTAAAGATCCTATCAGTGCTTTTAAGATAGAGCCCGGAATTATTTTAGGTAAAGTACCAAACAAAAAGGAATTAATAATCATGCCGAAAGGCACAAATGTTGATAATCGGAATGTTCTGGTTATCGGATCTTCCGGATCGGGTAAAGGGCAGGCGTATGTATTCCCGAATATGCTGAATCATATTGAGGAAACGATTATAGTGACCGACCCCAAAGGAGAAATTTACGAAGCGACTCACCAACTCAAAAGAGATCAAGGATACATCGTATATCAGATTGATTTTGTTAATTTTTCAGAAGAGGTTGGTTACAATCCACTGGATTATGTCAAAGACGATGAAGATGCTCGTGCAGTTGCGAACACTATTGCTTCAAATGCAGTAGATGATGGGAAACGGGACTTTTGGTCAGAATCGGCAATTGGGTACTTCGCGGCCATTATCCTTTACATCAAAACGGAGTATGGAAAGACTGCGACCATGACTCATGTTGTTCAATTCACCGCAAAATCGGGTAAAGATGAAGAGTATTTGGACACCTTACTTGAGGATATGCCAGCAGATCATCCAGCATATGACATGTTTACTCTAGCCAATATGAGTGCAGGAAATACAAGGACAGGAATCATGTCTACCCTTGCACAACAGATTGGGATTTTTGCAATGCGAAAAATTGCCAAGTTCACGACGAAAAGCGAATTTAACTTTCGAGATCTTCAAAAAGAAAAAACGATATTGTATATCAAGGTACGCATGAAAAATAACCCATTCAAACAATTGACAGCGACCTTTTTTGAACAATTGATCGACACCTTCTATGACATTGCCGATGAAAATAATTCAAGGCTGCCCATTGATTCTATATATCTGCTTGATGAATTTGCAAATATCGGAAAAATAAATGGTTATCCGAATATACTGGCGACTTGCCGCGGACTAGGTATGTCCATGCACACGGTAATACAAGATATTGGGCAGTTAGAAGATAAACGGATGTACGGACCGGACATAGCACGCTCCATAATCAATAACCATGACACTACGCTGTTTTTACGGACCAAGGATACCAAGACGGCCAAATATTTTAGTGACGTAGCCGGTGAAACAACGATTAAACACAAGCAGAAGAGTACCTCTATCGGGGATAAAAATGCATCTAAGAGCGTCTCTGAACAGTATGTAAAGCGACCTTTGATTACGCAAGGTGAGCTGCTTAATGTGAACCCTGCGATATGCTACCTTTTTGTAAACGGCTATTTCCCATTAAAGCTGGAAAAGTCATATCAATATAAAATATATGGCGAATTTTTGTTTAGTAAAGACCGAAAGCCAAACTATGAGAGAGATTCTAGGGAGAGATTCCTTAAATTTTTCGGGGTTAATTATGAAATGGATGTTCAGGAGTATGCAGAAGCCAATATATCACCTTTTAAGGATGGAAATGTATTTGAAGATGATCATTACGACCAGGGATTAGAAGCTGAAATGATGGCTTTAGAAGAGGAAATGGAGCAGATTTCCGAAGATGAAAACCTTATGGATGAAGAGATACAGGAGTTTGAATATGGGGAAGGGTTAACAGAAGAAGAATTAAGTATGCTCTTAGGTAATTTTTCGGACGATTTAAATAATAGCGATGAAGGGGACCACTTTGAAAATACTGATGATCCTGATCCTGAAGATTCCCTTAGCGATGAAGAAGTACAAGCAGCATTCCACCTAATTGAGGAAGCACTGAATAGAATTGGTGAAGATGACCCGGATGCTGAAGCATTAAGAGAAGTGATTCAGGAGCTAACGGAAGAAGAAACTGCAACGAAGGACGAGCAAGAAGGACCAGGGACAGAGGACGACCCAGACGATTTACCAATGTGAAGAAACGGAAGGTGATGTAATGATCATCGTATTAGCCGAAAAACCTGACCAAGCTCGTAAGTTGGCTGCGCCTTTTCCCCATACTAAGGGGAAAGGTTTTCTGTTCATTCATCCTTGCAAGGAGTTTCCGGATGGTGCGAAGGTTACTTGGGCGATCGGACATTTAGTAGAGCTGAAGAATCCAGACGAATACCATGAATCCTGGAAAAAATGGAGGATGGATAGTTTGCCAATTATTCCAGAGAAATTTGAATATAAAGTTTCAAAGGATAAAGCTGCTCAGTTCAAAATCGTCAAAGATTTATTGAAGGAAGCCGATCAAATTATTATTGGGACTGACCCTGCACGCGAGGGGGAGAACATTGCCCGGTTGCTTATCATGATGGCAGGATGTAGCCATAAACCAATTAAACGCTTATGGACTTCATCCTTGACCGAAAATGCTATTATCAAAGGATTTGCCGAGGTTCGAGACGGATCAGAAACAATAAACCTCTTCCATGAAGCTCAGGCCCGGCAAATATCAGATTGGCTGATTGGACTTAATGCAAGTCGACTGTACACGCTTCACTTACAGCGCAAGGGTTTTAAAGAGGTGTTCAGTGTTGGGAGAGTACAAACGCCGGTTCTTACTCTAATTTATAATCGACAATGTGATATCAATGATTATAAGCCGGAACCATTTTGTGAACTGATGGCTGAATTTTCGGTTACTACTGGCAAGTACACGGGCAAGTTCAAGGAGCGCTATCTAACAAAGGAAAAGCTGTATGAAACGGTTCGTCCTCACATTACTCCAGGGAAGGCTTCATACGAGGGTGTCGTCAAGCTGGTAGAAGTGAATGAGAAGCGCATGCATCCGCCAACACTACACAATTTGTCCGGTTTACAAGCTTTACTAAATAAAAAAAAGAAGTACAGCCCTACAGATGTATTAAATACGGTTCAGTCTTTGTATGAAAAAGGATTTGTTTCTTATCCTAGATCTGACTCTCAGCATATTACCGAAGAAGAATTTTCGTATCTCAAAGCTCATTTGAACGATTATCAGCAACTTATCGGTATTGCCTTTCAGCCGCATACACTGGAATCGTCTAAACGTTTTGTGAATCCCGATAAGGTCAGTGACCACTATGCCATCATTCCAACCGAGAAAATTCCGGGTTCTACTCTTGATTTTACCGAGATGGAAAAGGCTACGTATGATGAAATCGTGAAAAGTGCCTTAGCTATGTTTCTACCTGATTACATCTATGAGGAAACGGTCATTACAACGGCGGTTGGTGATGTGGATTTTATCACAGTAGGCAAAACGGAAAAGTCTATCGGATGGAAGCTCCTTTATCATAACGATCCGCAAGACACTGATGAAACAAATGAGGACAAAGCTTTACCTCGCGTCAACAACGGTGATCCGGCCACGGGTATTGTAAGCGTGAAGGACGGAATAACGCAGCCGCCGAAGCCATATACACAAGGGCAGCTTATCACACTCATGGCCCACGCTGGTCGTCACGTCGAAGATAAGGAGATGCGCGAAGTTTTGAATGAAAGTGAAGGGCTTGGAACGGAAGCAACAAGATCCGGAATTATTGAAACGCTTATGCAGCGAGAATTTATCCTGGTTAAGAAGAATCTGGTGTATGTAACCCCCAAAGGCGAAGTCTTATGTGAAGCTGTAAAGGGAACGATTCTATCCAAACCGGAAATGACGGCCCAATGGGAAATGTTCCTGAAGGAGATCGGCAGAGGGAACAAACAAGGCAGCGTGTTCATCGAGAATACCAAGAAGCTATGTCATAAGTTGCTGGAACAAGTAGCCGTTGATATGGGGCAGTTGAACGTAGATGCACAGATTACGACTATAGAGCAAACTGAGTCTATTTGTAAATGCCTCTGTGGGAAAGGATACATAACGGACAGAGGGAAGTTTTACGGATGTAGCGAGTACAAAAACGGCTGCAAAGTATCTTTTAATAAGGAGCTGCTAGGCAAAAAGTTAACCCCAAATCAAATTAAGCAGTTATGCGAAAAGGGGAAAACGGGTAACATTAAGGGATTTGTAAGCAAAAATAAAAAGCGATTTGAAGCAGCTCTACTCTTAAAAGATGGAAAGATAGAATTTATTTTCTCATAAGGAGAGGCGAAGAAGCATGTTCTATCAGTATTTTGAAATTGTAGGAAGTGAGAAGCCCATCTATCAGGTTAAACCTGAAGCTTATCTTCTATATGAAGAGGTTCCTGATGGTGATCTCATTGAATATGAAGAAATAGCCTATCTGGAGACCATAGAAAACGGGACCAAATTGTATGAACCTCTATATGTGAGAGAAGGTGATTACGAATGACGTTTCCCCAATCTAGCGATTATGAAGCGAAAATGGCCCAGGTG
This genomic stretch from Paenibacillus crassostreae harbors:
- a CDS encoding IS3 family transposase (programmed frameshift), with protein sequence MGTKQGRYSDEFKAMIVELHRKGKTASEIMSEYGLSKTAFYKWINEGKEINVDNEQISVVEVKKFKSRIKELEEENEILKKGYDHIRQKISVREVVDVAVSQSDKHSKSKLCQVLGIGRSSYYYCTQKRPEGRLKQENNLLRQEIIRIYHEQDGVYGAPKIREELLNLQLSFKVSEKRVQRIMKSLGLRSVVVKKYRPYKSDAVYNGGENLLKRDFKASKRNEKWVSDITYIHVLNKGWCYLASIMDLSTNKIIGWCFSQTMDKACVLSALHQAVSTQKPAEGVILHSDRGSQYTSHEYREELKAPGIRQSFSAKGCPYDNAPIESFHAILKKEMVYRTVFTSFEDARTRLFQFIEGRYNRNRIHSAIGYKTPQQMEDFLSLPA
- the mobQ gene encoding MobQ family relaxase encodes the protein MGYFYFSSQILNRSNHSAVAAAAYRSGESLHSERDGLTKNYGKRKVAPDCHILKPKIAPDWVLNRERLWNEVEKAEKQKNAQLAREIRLALPKELSNEDQKQLLIDFCKENFSDKGMVADLSIHRDKKDNPHAHIMLTMRPFNEDGSWGNKRKKINQEVNGVMKKVSIHLTDWNEKETLIQWRKDYADKINEKLKDRGIDDKVSHESYQKQGLDRLPNVRLERTAYQYEMQVKNTSLRNNVPYEPVTFYGKVNAEIRQLNSEIDALSKLKRQRIVSLAEYKEEKSITEKLAAIRSNHNLSESDKASLKMVAQRSKSYVDFIVARNVTDDIENGNWKKKIDNEKTRILAEKNLLHKAYKAYQIDQKQVLKYGFNPSNFTQQMKEKISSIKLHEQKLHEDVNKHQVLLEKSKHVLNLQSNFTHQEFSLLYESEVKYSTEDMYYAVQYFKDTGKVLPEKEIQNYSHSIENEILKKSPTIVEQTQNISKSIFILNRAIQKQTKDRLEALKGQNFDIAYESSRKLEQYALQKEKHEKDLVGNVQLLRASLQQHYSDQIEYITDVEVLLQLHDRQEKGLSTDKVDVDLEQIYEKYKKYNSDQSPVNMSDSSTPEQKVEYQYSQSIASGLFQALEQAQHANENKKHGKDPTEKRQRRRYRGQELDH
- a CDS encoding VirD4-like conjugal transfer protein, CD1115 family; this encodes MELKKKAWKPIFVSFLLAIIFSYLLMVGFYFVGPGGDITQLILEPMKVIPFAYSQENLKVIFSLVPFVMLGALLYSMRTSIILPKLIDASDFGLHGTSKWGQPSDVVNGKTFSKKNSYSKDPISAFKIEPGIILGKVPNKKELIIMPKGTNVDNRNVLVIGSSGSGKGQAYVFPNMLNHIEETIIVTDPKGEIYEATHQLKRDQGYIVYQIDFVNFSEEVGYNPLDYVKDDEDARAVANTIASNAVDDGKRDFWSESAIGYFAAIILYIKTEYGKTATMTHVVQFTAKSGKDEEYLDTLLEDMPADHPAYDMFTLANMSAGNTRTGIMSTLAQQIGIFAMRKIAKFTTKSEFNFRDLQKEKTILYIKVRMKNNPFKQLTATFFEQLIDTFYDIADENNSRLPIDSIYLLDEFANIGKINGYPNILATCRGLGMSMHTVIQDIGQLEDKRMYGPDIARSIINNHDTTLFLRTKDTKTAKYFSDVAGETTIKHKQKSTSIGDKNASKSVSEQYVKRPLITQGELLNVNPAICYLFVNGYFPLKLEKSYQYKIYGEFLFSKDRKPNYERDSRERFLKFFGVNYEMDVQEYAEANISPFKDGNVFEDDHYDQGLEAEMMALEEEMEQISEDENLMDEEIQEFEYGEGLTEEELSMLLGNFSDDLNNSDEGDHFENTDDPDPEDSLSDEEVQAAFHLIEEALNRIGEDDPDAEALREVIQELTEEETATKDEQEGPGTEDDPDDLPM
- a CDS encoding type IA DNA topoisomerase, coding for MIIVLAEKPDQARKLAAPFPHTKGKGFLFIHPCKEFPDGAKVTWAIGHLVELKNPDEYHESWKKWRMDSLPIIPEKFEYKVSKDKAAQFKIVKDLLKEADQIIIGTDPAREGENIARLLIMMAGCSHKPIKRLWTSSLTENAIIKGFAEVRDGSETINLFHEAQARQISDWLIGLNASRLYTLHLQRKGFKEVFSVGRVQTPVLTLIYNRQCDINDYKPEPFCELMAEFSVTTGKYTGKFKERYLTKEKLYETVRPHITPGKASYEGVVKLVEVNEKRMHPPTLHNLSGLQALLNKKKKYSPTDVLNTVQSLYEKGFVSYPRSDSQHITEEEFSYLKAHLNDYQQLIGIAFQPHTLESSKRFVNPDKVSDHYAIIPTEKIPGSTLDFTEMEKATYDEIVKSALAMFLPDYIYEETVITTAVGDVDFITVGKTEKSIGWKLLYHNDPQDTDETNEDKALPRVNNGDPATGIVSVKDGITQPPKPYTQGQLITLMAHAGRHVEDKEMREVLNESEGLGTEATRSGIIETLMQREFILVKKNLVYVTPKGEVLCEAVKGTILSKPEMTAQWEMFLKEIGRGNKQGSVFIENTKKLCHKLLEQVAVDMGQLNVDAQITTIEQTESICKCLCGKGYITDRGKFYGCSEYKNGCKVSFNKELLGKKLTPNQIKQLCEKGKTGNIKGFVSKNKKRFEAALLLKDGKIEFIFS